A section of the Mycolicibacterium anyangense genome encodes:
- the tyrS gene encoding tyrosine--tRNA ligase has protein sequence MSTTILDELGWRGLIAQSTDLDALAAAAAQPPMTVYAGFDPTGPSLHAGHLVPLLTLQRFQRAGHRPIVLAGGATGLIGDPRDVGERTMNTTDTVAEWSDRIRGQLERFVDFDGSATGAIVENNLNWTGQLSAIEFLRDIGKHFSVNVMLDRDTIRRRLDGDGISYTEFSYMLLQANDYVELHQRYGCSLQVGGSDQWGNIIAGVRLVRQKLGAAVHAMTVPLVTSADGTKFGKSTGGGSLWLDPEMTSPYAWYQYFVNTADADVIRYLRWFTFLSADELGELEVATAERPHERAAQRRLAQELTTLVHGEQATAAVEHASQALFGRGELSRLDEATLAAALRETSVATLEPGAPDGIVDLLVATGLSASKKEAKRTIAEGGVSVNNVKVDTDDWVAQPSHFLHGSWLVLRRGKRNIAGVQRV, from the coding sequence ATGAGCACGACGATTCTCGACGAGTTGGGTTGGCGGGGGCTGATCGCGCAGTCCACCGATCTCGATGCACTGGCCGCCGCGGCGGCCCAGCCACCGATGACGGTCTATGCCGGATTCGACCCCACCGGGCCGAGCTTGCATGCGGGACACCTTGTTCCGTTGCTCACACTGCAGCGTTTTCAGCGGGCCGGTCACCGTCCGATCGTGTTGGCCGGTGGCGCAACGGGATTGATCGGTGATCCACGTGATGTCGGCGAGCGGACCATGAACACCACCGACACGGTGGCCGAGTGGTCCGACCGCATCCGCGGCCAGCTCGAGCGGTTCGTCGATTTCGACGGCTCTGCGACGGGTGCGATCGTCGAGAACAACCTGAACTGGACCGGCCAACTCAGTGCCATCGAGTTCCTGCGCGACATCGGCAAGCACTTCTCGGTGAATGTGATGCTCGACCGGGACACCATCCGCCGCCGGCTCGACGGCGACGGAATCTCCTACACCGAGTTCAGCTACATGCTGCTGCAGGCCAACGACTACGTGGAGTTGCACCAGCGGTACGGCTGCTCACTGCAGGTCGGCGGCTCCGATCAGTGGGGCAACATCATTGCCGGTGTTCGATTGGTCCGGCAGAAGTTGGGCGCGGCCGTGCACGCGATGACCGTGCCGTTGGTCACATCTGCCGACGGCACGAAATTCGGTAAGTCCACCGGTGGCGGCAGCCTTTGGCTGGACCCGGAGATGACCAGTCCGTATGCCTGGTACCAGTACTTCGTCAACACCGCCGACGCCGACGTGATCCGGTATTTGCGCTGGTTCACGTTCCTTTCGGCCGACGAGTTGGGGGAGTTGGAGGTGGCCACCGCTGAGCGACCGCACGAGCGGGCTGCCCAGCGCCGACTGGCCCAGGAGCTCACGACGCTGGTGCACGGCGAGCAGGCGACCGCCGCGGTCGAGCACGCGTCACAGGCATTGTTCGGCCGCGGTGAGCTGTCGCGATTGGACGAGGCGACCCTGGCGGCCGCGCTGCGGGAGACGTCGGTGGCCACCCTCGAACCTGGCGCTCCGGACGGAATCGTCGACCTTCTGGTGGCCACCGGGCTCTCGGCCAGCAAGAAGGAGGCCAAGCGCACTATCGCCGAGGGCGGGGTGTCGGTCAACAACGTCAAGGTCGACACCGATGACTGGGTGGCACAACCGTCCCACTTTCTGCACGGCAGCTGGTTGGTGCTGCGGCGCGGGAAGCGGAATATCGCTGGGGTGCAGCGGGTTTGA
- a CDS encoding ABC transporter ATP-binding protein, with product MMSSSNDELLSGQSDGAVHIRNLRVLRGKRVALHDFSVDIARGTVTGLLGPSGCGKTTLIRSIVGTQIVASGTVTVLGHPAGSPPLRRRVGYVTQDPTIYNDLKVADNVRYFAALYGAHSSAADEAVDSVGLGDHASAYCGNLSGGQRARVSLACALVGRPDLLVLDEPTVGLDPVLRADLWSQFHALARRGTTLLVSSHVMDEADHCADLLLMREGRLLAHTTPTRLREDTGCPSLEEAFLSVIRRTTASPTG from the coding sequence GTGATGAGTTCATCGAATGATGAATTATTGTCCGGGCAGTCGGACGGAGCCGTACACATCCGGAATCTGCGGGTGCTCCGCGGCAAGCGGGTCGCCTTGCACGACTTCTCCGTCGACATCGCCCGCGGGACGGTGACCGGCCTGCTCGGGCCATCCGGTTGTGGCAAGACCACACTGATCCGCAGCATCGTCGGGACCCAGATCGTCGCGTCGGGCACGGTGACGGTGCTCGGTCACCCGGCAGGATCTCCCCCACTTCGGCGCCGGGTGGGTTACGTCACCCAGGACCCGACCATCTACAACGACCTGAAGGTCGCAGACAACGTGCGCTACTTCGCCGCGCTCTACGGCGCACACAGCTCGGCCGCCGACGAGGCAGTCGACAGCGTCGGGCTCGGCGATCACGCGTCCGCGTACTGCGGCAACCTCTCCGGTGGCCAACGGGCCCGGGTCTCGCTGGCCTGTGCCCTGGTCGGCCGTCCCGACCTGCTAGTGCTCGACGAGCCGACCGTCGGCCTCGACCCCGTCCTCCGTGCCGACCTGTGGTCACAGTTTCATGCCCTGGCCCGCCGCGGTACCACGCTGCTGGTGTCCAGCCATGTGATGGATGAGGCCGACCACTGTGCTGACCTGCTGCTCATGCGTGAAGGCCGACTGCTGGCCCACACCACACCCACCCGGCTACGAGAGGACACCGGATGTCCATCACTGGAGGAAGCGTTCCTGTCCGTCATCCGGCGCACCACCGCCAGCCCAACCGGCTGA
- a CDS encoding DNA-3-methyladenine glycosylase: MPVVTAELLTTDPVRAARRLLGGVINCRGVSALIVEVEAYGGPPDGPWPDAAAHSYRGPTVRNTVMFGPPGRLYTYRSHGIHVCANVSCGPDGAAAAVLLRAAAIESGFEAAQTRRGTSVRAFDLARGPGNLCSALAIGMDDNGVDVFDAGSPVTVHLGHPGPDSCGPRVGVSQAADRPWRFWLTGRPEVSAYRRSPRAPQPGASD; the protein is encoded by the coding sequence ATCCCTGTCGTGACCGCCGAGCTACTGACCACCGACCCGGTGAGGGCCGCCCGGCGACTGCTCGGTGGGGTGATCAATTGCCGCGGGGTGAGCGCGCTGATCGTCGAGGTCGAGGCCTACGGCGGACCACCGGACGGGCCATGGCCGGATGCGGCCGCGCATTCCTACCGTGGGCCCACGGTTCGCAACACCGTCATGTTCGGGCCGCCCGGTCGGCTCTACACCTATCGCAGTCACGGCATCCACGTCTGTGCCAATGTGTCGTGCGGCCCGGACGGTGCTGCGGCCGCCGTTCTGTTGCGGGCGGCGGCCATCGAATCGGGGTTCGAGGCGGCGCAAACCAGACGGGGAACATCGGTTCGTGCGTTCGACCTTGCCCGCGGCCCGGGCAATCTGTGTTCGGCGCTGGCGATCGGGATGGACGACAACGGGGTCGACGTCTTCGACGCCGGGTCGCCGGTCACGGTGCACCTCGGCCACCCCGGCCCGGACAGCTGCGGGCCGCGGGTCGGAGTCAGTCAGGCTGCCGATCGGCCCTGGCGGTTCTGGCTGACCGGACGTCCGGAAGTGTCTGCCTACCGGCGCAGTCCGCGTGCCCCACAACCGGGCGCGAGCGACTGA